Proteins co-encoded in one Corynebacterium lujinxingii genomic window:
- a CDS encoding M23 family metallopeptidase: MRLTTTPRPALAILTTLILCAPRPAWAWVDPAAGTPHPQEVARPASIPEQNWKPGHRGVDLPLRIGAPVVAAGDGVIAFAGSVAGAPVVTVEHAGGIRTTYQPVRTNLPVGTSVREGETIGVLARSSTRFAGEHDGLHWGALTGPDKYIDPLTLLEPPRIRLKPVDAPGRRRS, from the coding sequence ATGCGCTTGACGACGACACCACGCCCCGCCTTGGCCATCCTCACCACCTTGATCCTATGTGCTCCGCGGCCCGCCTGGGCCTGGGTGGACCCGGCAGCCGGCACACCGCACCCGCAAGAGGTCGCCCGGCCCGCTTCGATCCCGGAACAGAATTGGAAGCCCGGCCATCGGGGTGTTGACCTGCCATTGCGCATCGGTGCCCCGGTGGTGGCCGCCGGCGACGGTGTGATTGCCTTCGCTGGCTCGGTCGCGGGCGCACCGGTGGTGACCGTCGAGCACGCCGGCGGGATCCGCACCACCTACCAGCCGGTGCGCACGAATCTCCCGGTGGGAACGAGCGTGCGCGAGGGTGAGACGATTGGGGTGCTGGCGCGCTCGTCGACACGCTTTGCGGGCGAGCACGACGGCCTGCACTGGGGCGCGCTGACTGGGCCGGACAAATACATCGACCCGCTCACACTGCTCGAGCCGCCGCGGATCCGGCTTAAGCCCGTGGATGCGCCCGGTCGTAGACGTTCTTGA
- a CDS encoding tyrosine recombinase XerC — protein sequence MSQPVGQIRAAVDDFADYAALVLGRSPNTVKGYVSDLGTLTGYADTFDAFTLPTLRAWLADALRAGRSRATLARRTAAARAFSTWAYRQGYIEQDVAARLKAPKVNRPLPNVVRAERATELVEADTADDAHPAEHLRDRAMLELLYATGMRVGELTGLNIADVDLGRGLARVTGKGNKQRVVPFGSEATIALSEWLEFGRAEIAKVDDAMFVGTRGGRIDQRQVRRVVERAGQRAGVADISPHTLRHTAATHMLEGGADLRVVQEMLGHSSLQTTQIYTHVSAQRLKNVYDRAHPRA from the coding sequence ATGAGTCAACCTGTGGGGCAGATCCGGGCGGCAGTCGACGATTTCGCTGACTACGCCGCGCTCGTGCTCGGGCGATCCCCGAACACGGTGAAAGGTTACGTCTCCGACTTGGGCACACTGACCGGGTACGCGGACACCTTCGACGCGTTCACCCTGCCCACCCTGCGCGCCTGGCTTGCCGACGCCTTGCGCGCCGGGCGCAGTCGCGCCACCCTGGCCCGTCGCACCGCCGCCGCGCGCGCGTTTTCCACGTGGGCGTACCGGCAGGGCTACATCGAGCAGGATGTCGCGGCTCGGCTTAAGGCCCCGAAGGTGAACCGTCCGCTGCCGAACGTGGTGCGCGCTGAGCGCGCCACCGAACTCGTCGAGGCGGACACCGCCGACGACGCCCACCCGGCCGAGCACCTACGGGACCGGGCCATGCTGGAATTGCTCTACGCCACCGGCATGCGCGTCGGCGAGCTCACCGGCTTAAACATCGCAGATGTCGATCTCGGCCGCGGGCTCGCGCGCGTGACCGGTAAGGGCAACAAGCAGCGCGTCGTGCCGTTCGGCAGCGAAGCCACAATCGCGCTCAGCGAGTGGCTCGAGTTCGGCAGGGCTGAGATTGCGAAGGTCGACGACGCGATGTTCGTCGGCACGCGGGGCGGACGCATCGACCAACGTCAGGTGCGCCGCGTGGTCGAACGCGCCGGGCAGCGCGCGGGTGTGGCCGACATCAGCCCGCACACCCTGCGCCACACCGCCGCGACCCACATGCTCGAAGGGGGCGCGGACCTGCGCGTCGTGCAGGAAATGCTGGGGCACTCGAGCCTGCAGACCACCCAGATCTACACCCACGTCTCCGCGCAGCGGCTCAAGAACGTCTACGACCGGGCGCATCCACGGGCTTAA
- a CDS encoding DNA-processing protein DprA, with translation MTKPPSSPESWAYLSRVVEGPSIHLQHLLSQGKTADQIAHGVRTRASWLGSLGPQTQHRYTWDQPAQDLERAKAAGYKLVTSDSPEWPGERIKQVFHCDYPESGRKLDLDQDAVAPHALWVKGNANLATLLAQSVGIVGTRTATAYGRGATENLVQGLAKHQYTIVSGGALGIDTAAHRAALDCGAPTVVVAACGPGYYYPLSNEMLFERVCASGGAIITEYPPGTTPDRHRFLTRNRLVAGLTQGTVLVEAAFRSGALNTLKWVNTFNGKAMAVPGPITATESLGTNLAIQKEQATMVLNADQIHEMISTPGTIDEALQQELNFPKTLVQQLSHNELRIYDALPRAGEGARLAEDIAADAGLTIGLTVHILMDLAKRGVVQRERKVWSRTE, from the coding sequence ATGACCAAGCCACCAAGTTCACCGGAATCTTGGGCGTACCTTTCGCGCGTGGTGGAGGGGCCGTCCATCCACCTGCAGCATCTGCTGTCGCAGGGCAAGACTGCCGACCAGATCGCTCACGGAGTGCGCACGCGCGCAAGTTGGCTCGGCTCGTTAGGGCCGCAGACGCAGCACCGCTACACCTGGGACCAGCCCGCCCAAGACCTCGAGCGCGCCAAAGCCGCCGGGTACAAGTTGGTCACCTCCGATTCACCGGAGTGGCCCGGTGAGCGCATCAAGCAGGTGTTCCACTGTGACTATCCAGAGTCGGGCAGAAAGCTCGACCTCGACCAGGACGCGGTCGCACCGCACGCGCTGTGGGTGAAAGGCAACGCGAACCTGGCGACGCTGCTTGCGCAGTCAGTGGGCATCGTCGGCACGCGAACCGCGACGGCGTACGGACGCGGCGCAACGGAAAACCTGGTCCAGGGTTTGGCAAAGCACCAGTACACAATCGTCTCCGGCGGGGCGCTCGGCATCGACACGGCAGCGCACCGGGCTGCGCTCGACTGCGGCGCGCCCACGGTAGTCGTCGCGGCGTGCGGGCCCGGATATTACTACCCGCTGAGCAACGAGATGTTGTTCGAGCGGGTGTGCGCTTCAGGCGGGGCGATCATCACAGAGTACCCGCCTGGGACCACGCCGGATCGGCACCGCTTTCTCACCCGCAATCGGCTCGTCGCCGGCCTGACCCAGGGCACCGTGCTGGTCGAGGCGGCCTTCCGCTCCGGGGCGTTAAACACGTTGAAGTGGGTGAACACCTTCAACGGCAAGGCGATGGCGGTGCCGGGGCCGATCACGGCGACCGAGTCGCTCGGCACCAATCTCGCGATTCAGAAGGAACAGGCGACGATGGTGCTCAACGCGGATCAGATCCACGAGATGATCAGCACACCGGGCACGATCGACGAGGCGTTGCAGCAGGAACTCAACTTCCCGAAAACACTCGTGCAGCAACTCAGCCACAACGAGCTGCGCATCTACGACGCCCTGCCGCGCGCCGGGGAGGGCGCGCGGCTCGCCGAGGATATCGCCGCCGATGCCGGCCTCACGATCGGACTGACGGTGCACATCCTGATGGATTTGGCGAAGCGGGGTGTGGTCCAGCGTGAGCGAAAGGTGTGGTCGCGCACTGAGTAA